The following proteins come from a genomic window of Yinghuangia sp. ASG 101:
- a CDS encoding dihydrofolate reductase family protein, whose amino-acid sequence MARIIYWMNTSIDGYIEDADGNMDFLTPDDEFHQAANDHIRRTTAFLFGRRLYEAMEQPWTQDLGGEEAPAVEREFARLYQETPRYVFSDTLRSAPAGVTIVRRDDAASTVTRLKHELDGNLQLGGPELAASLVDLIDEFWVYAFPVIVGGGKPYLPVREKLLLRLVEHRCFASGTTFRRYTRT is encoded by the coding sequence ATGGCCAGGATCATCTACTGGATGAACACCTCGATCGACGGCTACATCGAGGATGCCGACGGCAACATGGACTTCCTGACCCCGGACGACGAGTTCCACCAGGCGGCGAACGACCACATCCGCCGGACCACGGCGTTCCTGTTCGGCCGGCGGCTGTACGAGGCGATGGAACAGCCCTGGACCCAGGACCTCGGCGGCGAGGAAGCACCAGCCGTCGAGCGGGAATTCGCCCGGCTGTACCAGGAGACACCGCGGTACGTCTTCTCCGACACCCTCCGGAGCGCCCCCGCGGGAGTCACGATCGTCCGCCGCGACGACGCCGCGTCCACGGTGACGCGCCTCAAGCACGAACTCGACGGCAACCTCCAACTCGGCGGTCCCGAACTGGCCGCGTCCCTGGTGGACTTGATCGACGAATTCTGGGTGTACGCCTTTCCCGTGATCGTCGGGGGCGGCAAGCCGTACCTGCCCGTGCGGGAGAAACTGCTGCTGCGTCTGGTCGAGCACCGCTGCTTCGCCTCCGGAACCACATTCCGGCGCTACACACGAACCTGA
- a CDS encoding response regulator transcription factor, producing MLTGKEREVLVQVAAGASNAEIAAALYMSEATVKTQVSRILAKPGLANRVQAAILADQAGFPDRVRAGRHQVRAR from the coding sequence GTGCTGACCGGCAAGGAACGCGAGGTTTTGGTGCAGGTCGCCGCGGGAGCGTCGAACGCGGAGATCGCGGCGGCGCTGTACATGAGCGAGGCGACCGTGAAGACCCAGGTCAGCCGGATTCTCGCGAAGCCGGGTCTGGCCAACCGGGTCCAAGCGGCGATTCTGGCGGACCAGGCCGGGTTTCCGGACCGAGTACGCGCCGGGCGTCACCAGGTCCGCGCACGGTGA
- a CDS encoding nucleotidyl transferase AbiEii/AbiGii toxin family protein — protein sequence MTRSDPRTDQDAQRAAQRAALDHVLALTVRTSWADALVLRGSMAMLAWADARAREPADLDWVAAPGPVPVHPLSPYPYVDDLDAVRYWPEASHGAAEYELFKDEAESFATGGLHPRTPPEGTRWIRPPETDDRDDLVRELVGLLDASPDTPGGHPADLPGGSPTSRPPAVRFDPRRYRIDPDWEYTEYVVSTERGGGVRVSLPWTGEHGTSGDVQVDIVFDEPMEESPVHALIPRADGREPTLVRAASRELSLAWKLLWLHRDIARHGQGRGKDLYDAVVLAESPRTRLRPPLLRRVLRAQGEVGVGDVTLERISAWDVDWAGFRADQPQVRGDLDSWLGRLDRAVRRMLETDGGEPGPARDGRGAC from the coding sequence GTGACGCGTAGCGACCCCCGCACGGACCAGGACGCGCAGCGGGCCGCGCAACGTGCCGCGCTCGACCACGTCCTCGCGCTCACCGTCCGAACCTCGTGGGCGGACGCCTTGGTCCTGCGCGGCAGCATGGCGATGCTCGCCTGGGCCGACGCGCGGGCCCGCGAGCCGGCCGACCTCGACTGGGTCGCGGCTCCCGGGCCGGTGCCGGTCCACCCGCTGAGCCCGTACCCCTATGTGGACGACCTCGACGCGGTCCGGTACTGGCCCGAGGCAAGCCACGGGGCCGCGGAGTACGAGCTGTTCAAGGACGAGGCGGAGAGCTTTGCGACCGGGGGCCTGCACCCGAGAACGCCGCCGGAAGGCACGCGCTGGATCCGGCCGCCCGAAACCGACGACCGCGACGACCTCGTCCGCGAACTGGTCGGCCTGCTGGACGCGAGCCCGGACACACCTGGGGGCCACCCAGCCGACCTCCCCGGCGGGTCGCCCACCAGCCGACCGCCCGCCGTGCGGTTCGATCCCCGGCGGTACCGCATCGACCCCGACTGGGAGTACACCGAGTACGTCGTCTCCACCGAAAGAGGCGGTGGCGTCAGGGTGTCGCTGCCGTGGACCGGTGAGCACGGCACCTCCGGCGACGTCCAGGTCGACATCGTCTTCGACGAGCCGATGGAGGAGAGCCCTGTCCACGCCCTGATCCCGCGCGCCGACGGCCGCGAACCCACCCTCGTCCGCGCCGCGAGTCGCGAACTGTCCCTCGCATGGAAGCTGCTGTGGCTGCACCGTGACATCGCCCGCCACGGACAGGGCCGGGGCAAGGACCTCTACGACGCGGTCGTCCTCGCCGAGTCCCCCCGCACACGGCTCCGGCCGCCGCTGCTGCGCCGGGTCCTGCGCGCCCAGGGCGAGGTCGGCGTCGGCGACGTCACCCTGGAGCGCATATCCGCATGGGACGTCGACTGGGCCGGTTTCCGTGCCGACCAGCCGCAGGTCCGCGGGGACCTCGACAGCTGGCTCGGCCGGCTGGACCGGGCGGTCCGGCGCATGCTCGAAACGGACGGCGGCGAACCGGGCCCCGCGCGTGATGGCCGCGGCGCCTGCTGA